A single window of Nicotiana sylvestris chromosome 3, ASM39365v2, whole genome shotgun sequence DNA harbors:
- the LOC104221170 gene encoding myricetin 7/4'-O-methyltransferase 2-like, producing the protein MRFLVHSGFLNQHENEHYSLTPASQLLVKNDPLSMRTYFLFTHDPVLLKACSCLSDWFQDDSSTAFHTANKISLWDYYVQEPRVGDSYNESMASDSRLIANVLITECKHVFEGLTSLVDVGGGTGTVAIAIAKAFPAIKCTVLDLPRVVGNFKGSGNGEFVGGSMFEKIPNANAILLKWILHNWSDEDCVKILKKCKDSIPSREEGGKVIIIDIVLENPNVRNEFVRGQHYMDMVMMVFMLPNRELKWNGKGSSLMLVSMNTK; encoded by the exons ATGCGGTTTTTAGTTCATTCTGGTTTCCTAAACCAACATGAAAATGAACATTACTCTCTTACCCCAGCTAGTCAGCTTCTTGTGAAAAATGACCCCttgagtatgaggacatattttctGTTCACCCATGATCCAGTTCTTTTAAAAGCATGTTCTTGTTTAAGTGATTGGTTCCAAGATGATTCCTCTACTGCTTTTCATACTGCTAATAAGATATCTTTATGGGATTACTATGTGCAAGAACCAAGAGTAGGTGATAGTTACAATGAGTCAATGGCTAGTGACTCGAGATTGATTGCCAATGTTCTTATTACGGAGTGTAAACATGTTTTTGAGGGATTAACGTCGTTGGTGGATGTTGGAGGTGGCACTGGCACTGTGGCAATTGCCATAGCCAAAGCTTTTCCTGCCATAAAGTGCACAGTACTTGATCTCCCTCGCGTAGTAGGAAACTTCAAGGGAAGTGGGAATGGGGAGTTTGTCGGAGGAAGCATGTTTGAGAAGATTCCTAATGCTAATGCAATCTTACTCAAG TGGATTCTGCATAACTGGAGCGACGAAGACTGTGTGAAGATACTGAAGAAATGCAAAGATTCTATTCCGAGTAGGGAAGAAGGAGGGAAGGTGATAATCATAGACATAGTGCTCGAAAATCCGAATGTGAGAAATGAGTTTGTTCGAGGACAGCATTATATGGACATGGTGATGATGGTTTTTATGCTGCCAAACAGAGAACTAAAATGGAATGGGAAAGGCTCTTCACTGATGCTGGTTTCAATGAATACAAAATAA